One window of Halopseudomonas maritima genomic DNA carries:
- the folB gene encoding dihydroneopterin aldolase, translating to MDQVFIRGLAVDTVIGVYDWERTITQRLVFDLEMGWDIRPAAAEDELAHTLNYAAISERLQAFVGQSRYLLVETLAEELAALLMTEFGIPWLRLQVTKPGAVPAAAGGVGVIIERGVKTA from the coding sequence GTGGACCAGGTTTTTATCAGAGGGCTGGCGGTGGACACGGTTATTGGTGTCTACGACTGGGAACGCACCATCACCCAGCGGCTGGTCTTCGATCTTGAGATGGGCTGGGATATTCGCCCGGCGGCTGCTGAGGATGAGTTGGCGCATACGCTCAACTATGCTGCGATCAGCGAGCGGTTGCAGGCCTTTGTCGGCCAGAGCCGCTATTTGCTGGTGGAGACCCTGGCCGAAGAACTGGCTGCGCTGTTGATGACCGAGTTCGGCATTCCCTGGCTGCGCCTGCAGGTCACCAAACCGGGCGCCGTGCCGGCAGCCGCGGGCGGGGTTGGCGTGATTATTGAACGGGGAGTCAAAACGGCGTGA
- the folK gene encoding 2-amino-4-hydroxy-6-hydroxymethyldihydropteridine diphosphokinase produces the protein MTRVYLGIGSNTGREHHLARGLDALSELCGGLQLSPLFESEAVGVLGTRFYNMVVGLETHLNLADLNAALKAIEAACGRRESPLPGRITLDIDILCYGDLSGVHEGIVLPRPEVTRNAFVLWPLALLAPQQRLPGAEQTFAQLWAGWQGSQSLWPVAFSWRDRELTPAHLLASYQPREAL, from the coding sequence GTGACCAGGGTTTATCTGGGCATTGGTTCCAACACGGGTCGTGAACACCATCTGGCGCGCGGTCTTGATGCACTGAGCGAGCTGTGTGGCGGGCTGCAGTTGTCGCCGTTGTTCGAGAGCGAAGCTGTTGGGGTGCTGGGCACGCGTTTTTACAACATGGTGGTCGGGCTGGAAACCCACCTGAATCTGGCTGATCTGAATGCGGCGCTCAAGGCAATCGAAGCCGCCTGTGGCCGCCGGGAGTCACCGCTGCCGGGGCGCATCACCCTGGATATCGACATTTTGTGCTATGGCGATTTGAGCGGCGTGCATGAGGGTATTGTGCTGCCGCGCCCGGAGGTCACCCGCAACGCCTTTGTACTCTGGCCGCTGGCGCTGCTGGCGCCGCAGCAGCGCTTGCCGGGAGCCGAACAGACCTTTGCACAGCTGTGGGCGGGCTGGCAGGGCAGCCAGTCACTGTGGCCAGTGGCGTTCAGTTGGCGTGATCGCGAGCTGACGCCTGCGCATCTGCTGGCGAGCTATCAGCCGCGCGAGGCCTTGTAG
- the plsY gene encoding glycerol-3-phosphate 1-O-acyltransferase PlsY — protein MHTHFAFWLIIAYLLGSVSFAVLISRARHLPDPRKLGSGNPGASNMLRLGNRSLALATLAGDLGKGALAVALARHAELSSLQQGWVGLAAVCGHILPIFHRLQGGKGVATAAGVMLVLCWPAALIAATLWLATFYWQRIASLASLLAALSLPPALAWLAPSLLIPVTLMVLLILLRHRLNIGRLLAGVENRFRP, from the coding sequence ATGCATACCCACTTTGCGTTCTGGCTGATCATCGCCTACCTGCTCGGCTCGGTGTCCTTCGCCGTGCTGATCAGCCGTGCGCGCCATCTGCCCGACCCGCGCAAGCTCGGCTCGGGTAACCCCGGCGCCAGCAACATGCTGCGCCTGGGCAATCGCTCCCTGGCCCTGGCCACCCTGGCCGGTGACCTTGGCAAAGGCGCGCTCGCCGTCGCTCTGGCCCGTCACGCCGAGCTGTCCAGCCTGCAACAGGGCTGGGTCGGACTCGCCGCCGTATGCGGCCATATCCTGCCCATCTTCCATCGCCTGCAGGGTGGCAAGGGCGTTGCCACCGCCGCCGGCGTCATGCTGGTGCTCTGCTGGCCTGCCGCGCTGATCGCCGCCACGCTCTGGCTAGCCACCTTCTACTGGCAGCGCATCGCCTCGCTGGCGTCCCTGCTGGCGGCGCTGTCACTGCCGCCGGCACTCGCGTGGCTGGCACCCAGCCTGCTCATTCCGGTGACCCTGATGGTGCTGCTGATCCTGCTGCGCCATCGTCTGAATATTGGTCGCCTGCTGGCTGGCGTTGAAAACCGCTTCAGGCCTTGA